The genomic DNA TTATTGCGGGCATTGAATACCGCTAACATTCGTTTCATGCATTATCCCCTTAAGGCGTGGCCGGTTAATTTTAAAAACAAGTCTTCTAACGTCGGCCTTTTAACTTGCATGCCTTCTAAAGAGATATTTTGTTGTATCAGTGACTGAATAGTCTCATCCACCTGTTCAGTTTCAATTTCATATCGGCCGTTGGCAATACTATGAGCGCCCGATATATCATTTGTGTTTTCTAGCGGAATGCACACCACTGCGCCGTTAAAATGATCGGCCAACAAGGCTTCTGGGGAGCCACTTGCGATGATTTGGCCTTGATCCATAATAGCGATATCATCACAAAGTACTTGGGCTTCATCCATGTAATGGGTAGTCAACACAATGCTACGCCCTTGCGCTTTGATGGCCTCAATCAATGACCAAAAGTTGCGTCGGGCTTGAGGGTCTAAACCCGTGGTTGGCTCATCTAAAAAAACTAAATCTGGTGAGTTTACTAAAGCTAACGCTAACAATAAGCGCTGTCGTTGGCCACCGGAAAGCGTGCGCGCATCTTGTTGCAAAATATCTTCCAAGGCACACAGTTGTATTAATTCATCCAACGGCATTGGCTGCTCGTATAATGCATGGAATAACTTTACGGTTTCAATGACGGTTAGGTAGTCTTGTAATGCGGTGTTTTGAAACTGAATGCCCACTCGCTTATAGAGTGATTTATTAGCAGGTTCACCAAACAGTGAAATCTTTCCCTGAGAGGGGTTCAACACGCCTTCAAGCATTTCAATGGTCGTAGTCTTGCCTGCGCCATTTGGGCCCAGTAAGCCAAAACAATCGCCTTGAGCAACTGAAAAGCTGATACCATTGACGGCTGTTTTAGAGCCGTAATTTTTTGTTAAATTCTCGACAGAGATCACATTTGTCATTCTAAGCACTATACAAAGTATTCAAAGCGCATAGGCTAATCAAGCCTGCGGCAAACTGCCAGTACAATTCGTCACTTATACATTTTGTTCGATAAACTAATCCCTGTTATTCGTGGATTATGTTAAGCTGACCGACCGGCTTTAAACCCGTCTGTTTAAGCCCATCAGTTGATAATTTTAGTTTAAACGACCCACTTTGCGGTCTGAAGGGTGCTACGTGATTTCAGAAAAAATGCTCTTAGTCTCTCCAACGCTCGCAGCTACATTGGGCTTAGAAGAAGCTTTGCTGTTTCAACTACTGTACGAAATCAAAACACTGCAGGAACGTGAAACCATTGAGTTATCTGTTCAAAAGCAGCAAAAATTATTGCCTTTTTGGAGTGATATGCAGTTTTTGGCCGTGTGCAATCGGCTACAAGCGCAAGGCGTTATAAACATTGTCAGCCAATCGCCTTGGCAATTTATCATTGACCCTTTATTTGATGCCGATGAGGCAGCAGGTACACAAACTAAGCTACCTTCGATCAGTAAAACCGTCCCTGTGTACAATAACACGCCAAATACATACGATGCCCCAAACCAAACACCGTCTGTCGCTGCAGTTAAATCACAGGCCACTGAAAAACTGCCGGTATTTTCAATGAACGATGCTAGGCGACGCAATCAAGAAGACGACGACTTGGCCTATCTTAAACCAGCCGCAAAGCACGGCGGCCGAGCCAGCGTTCAGCGGGTAAAAATGACGGCCGACTGGGAGCCGAGTGAACAGTTTCCCAATTTATTGTCATTTCACAATATTCCGCTAGCCTTTGCGCTTTCAGAACTTGAAAAATTTAGGCAATATTACCTGGCCAGTGAACGCCAAGAGGCCAACTGGGATATTCGATTAGTTAATTGGGTGCAACGCGCTTGGCCCGAATCACAACATGCAAAAGGTCGATATGAGCAATCAATCAACACATCTGGTGAGCCTGCAAACAATCCTCGAGAAAAAAGAGCACGCGTCCGGGACGCTCTCAGAAACATCTCAGATACTGACTGGTAATCGCCCTACCGTTGATCATGACACGAAAGTATTGATCAACATGATCTTTGCTCGCTTCCACCATATTTATACCCATCGCTTTGAAAGTGCTTACGGTGATGAAACCACTTTGAATCAGGCGAAACGTGAGTGGGCGATGTCTTTAGCTGGCATGACTGAGGTTCAACTCGAATTTGCATTAGAGCGCTGTAAGCGAGAGCATGCATGGCCCCCCACCATTGCAGAGTTTTTAAAACTTCTACAGCCTACGCCGGAATCACTAGGATTACCGTCTTTGGACCAAGCTTATTTAGAGGCTAGCGTGAACGCTCATCACCCGCAAGCTCATCGTTGGTCACATGTTTGCGTTCAGCTTGCTGCACAGCAGGTCAGTTACCATGCGTTGCGATCAGAAGCGGAAAGAATCACCAAACCAGTCTTTAAAAACGCTTATGAAAAACTTTGTCAGCGTCTGTTTAATGGTGAGACCGTTGAATTGCCGCGCGCAAACACCTTGCCTGAGCCAGACTACAGTGACGAGCGAAACTTTGTAGATGCATTAACTAAAATAGGCGTAGATGCGGTTCAAGCTCAAGCATTAGCTTATTATTTAGAAAAACCGAAAGGTAGTATTGTACGCGAACGCTATCGAAAAAAGACGATTGCGCAGCTGCAAGAAATGAAGGTAAATATTAACGCCCCTGAATAAGCCCCGTTGCACTTATGTTTTAATTGCCAACGGGCTCCATAAACCGGGCACTGGCGAACCCTTCTTTATCGTCAAAACGTATTTTCATCCAAAGCCCGACAGCTTCAGCTGGGTAGGCCCATACTTTCGCATCTTTACCTAACTTTGCAACGACATCGCTTTCAACCGTTGCTTGCGCTCGAACATTGAGTACGTTGGCCGACACTAACATTAAAACTTTCTCGACGTTAACCGTTGCTGAAGGCGCGGGTGTCGACTCTTTAACTGCGGGCGAAGAAGGCTCTACAAGCGCAAGCGTTTGCTCTAAAGATTCGGAAGTTGTTACCGTTTCATTAATGTCACTTGCTTGAGGCTCTTCAGAAGAAGGCGATGAATCGGGTGCATCTGCAGGCTCGCTAGCAACGACGACTGACGGTGTTTTATTAACCACGGCCTCTGTACTTTGCGATATCGTTGGGCCTTCATGTTGCATTCGTTCGACCGAAATACGGCCAAACTGCCAAGGACCAAACACCACAAAGGCTAAAACGGATGCCCCTGCAAAAAAGCCTAAGATAAAGCCCATGAGTTTCTCTTTTGACTTTTCTGGCGTTGGACTGTGTCGATCAAATACATGACGCGCTGTGGCCGTATGTCCGTGCAACCGCCACTCAATTCTATCTAAATACCTCGGATCTACCGGGAGTAAGGGCGCTCTTGGCTTCTTGTCATCGGCTTCTATGAACTCTCGGAACACATTGCCGCCAATTTCATGCAAGCGCTGTTCATTAATGCCAATCACTTGACCTAGAATTCTCAAGGCCAACGGTACGTGGGTCGGTAACTCATGATCGACCAAGACCAACCGCCAACAGGTTTCGACCAAAAACGGGATCTGCTCTTTTGAGATGACTTTCGCCATCCAATTGAGTGCCTCAACATGGCCTTCGACATCTTGCTCTTCGAGAAATTGAAACCAACGAGCACTTAAATCTGAATCAGAATACGGTAACGCATTATTTAAGGTGCGGTCTATTTGCAACTCAACGGAAGGGTACACATAAGCCAGCCATTGCAAAGCTAAATGCACAGCAGCTTGAGTTGGATCGGTAAAACCGTCCCAAAATCGACCTTCTGGCTCGGTCACGCTCGTCAGCTGCTTTTTTTCTGCCATGTTCATAATAGTCAATTGTTGTTTAGATGCCTTGGCACCTTCTCTCCAAAATGAAACAGTGTTCCTTCACATTATAGTAGTCAAGTCTCACCATTTTGCTTGGTTTTAGGCTATTTTTATCAAATATTTTAACTATTTCATAGAAATAGGGTTAAATTTTAGGTTTAAACACAGCAATTTTGATGAATCAGGCTCATAAGAACCAAAAAAAGGAGCACGCGGCTCCTTCTAGTATGTCTGACAAGACTAAACTTTATACTTGTCTGGTAAGGCGATTTTAGCGACTCCGGAATCAACTGCTGCACGCGCAACGGCACCCGCAACGCGATTTAATAATCGTGGATCTAATGGCTTAGGAATAATGTATTCTGGGCCAAACTCAAAGGCATTGCCGCCGTAGGCATCGATCACTTCTTGTAAGATCTCTTCTTTAGCTAAATCACTGATCGCATGCGCTGCAGCCAGCTTCATTTCTTCATTAATCTTAGTAGCCCGGACATCTAATGCGCCGCGGAAAATAAACGGAAAGCCTAATACGTTATTCACCTGGTTTGGGTAATCGGAACGACCCGTTGCCATAATGACGTCATCACGTACGCTCAACGCGAGTTCAGGCTTAATCTCTGGATCTGGATTAGAGCACGCAAAAATAATCGGCTTATCGGCCATGGTTTTTAATTGTTCAGCGCTGAGCTGATCAGGACCAGAAAGCCCAAGGAACACATCTGCGCCTTCTATGGCTTCAGTTAACGTTCTTGCTCGAGTGGTATCGTTGGCAAACTCAGCTTTATACTGGTTCACACCTTCACGGCCATTAAAAATAACGCCTTTTCGATCGAGCATAACGATGTTTTCTTTCTTCATGCCCGCTGCAACCAACAACCGAGAACATGAAATGGCCGCCGCACCTGCGCCTAAACAGACCAATTTAGCCGATTCGATAGACTTACCTTGAATATCAAGAGCATTTAGCATGCCCGCAACCGTAACAATGGCGGTGCCGTGTTGATCATCGTGAAAAATTGGAATACTGCATGACTCTATTAAACGACGCTCAATTTCAAAACACTCAGGGGCTTTGATGTCTTCTAAGTTGATTCCACCAAAGGTATCAGCAATAAGTTCAACGGTGCGCACAATTTCATTAATATCAGAAGAGTTCACTTCGATATCAATAGAATCAACGTTGGCAAAACGCTTAAATAACAGGGCTTTTCCTTCCATGACTGGCTTACTGGCCAACGAACCTAAGTTACCTAACCCTAAAATCGCACTGCCGTTAGAAATAACACCGACTAGGTTTCCCTTAATGGTGTATTTATAAGCATCTTCCGGATTATCGGCAATGGCACGCACAGGCTCTGCAACACCCGGGCTATAAGCCAAGGATAAATCACGTGATGATTCAGCGGCCGTCGAAATCTCGACGCTTAACTTTCCTGGACGAGGGTCAGCATGGTAGGCCAAGGCATCTTTTTTTAGTGTATCAGTCATGGGAGATCCAATTTTTTATATGTGTGGTTGTATGATCGAGTCGTTGTTTTTATTAGCTTAGCATAACGCCGCTAGAGTTCTGGCTCAATACGTCATTGTAGACATTGCTGCATAGTTGTATTGCTTATAGTCACTATAAAGGCAACTTTAGGGAAAATCGCCATTTAGTGCATAAAAACCATTAATATAAATATAGGTCACCAAACCATAATTATTGTTCAAATAATTATTACATGATCACGGCACCTTCTTACATTGAACCCAAGGCTCTAGAAATGAATATAAACATTAGGCTTGCCAACTACGCCGATGCTAGCGACGCTAACATAATACTAGACCAACTAAACGCTTATGCCCAAGACCCAATGGGCGGTGGCTCACCACTGAAAGAAGAAGTAAGAGAAAACCTAATTTCATCGCTTCACAAAATACCCGGCGCTTTCAGTTTAATTGCATTTGTTGACAATGAGCCCGCTGGGTTTGCTAATTGTTTTCAAGGATTCTCTACCTTTAAGTGTAAGCCGCTGATCAATATCCATGACTTTGCCGTGCTAGAACGTTTTAGAGGAATGAAACTCAGTCAACGGTTGCTTGAAAAAGTAGAAGACATTGCACGAGAAAGGGGTTGCTGCAAGGTGACTTTAGAAGTGCTAGCGGGAAATACCGCCGCAAAAAAGGCGTATTTAAACTTTGGATTCTCCGATTACGAGCTAGACCCCGCCTCGGGCTCGGCGCTTTTCTGGGAAAAACCTCTTTAAAGGCTTTCACAAGGCATAAAAAAACCCAGCCTAAGCTGGGTTCCTTTAAATAGACAAGATCAGTCTTATTTACCGATTTTACGGCCACTGAAACGAGTCTTGAAGCGATCGATACGACCACCAGAGTCAACCATCTTCTGTTGACCTGTGTAGAACGGGTGACATTTAGAGCATACGTCTAAGTGCATGTCCGAACCACGAGTAGAATTAATTTCTAGCTTGTTGCCACATGAACACGTTGCAACCATTGCTTCATATTTAGGGTGTATATCTGCTTGCATTATAATAACCTCAATTGACGCCGCTACCAGATCTCTTGTCAGGCACCGCGTTTTGACGGAACATTAACTTTGAAGGCACAATAGCGTGCTAGACGCCTCCAAAAAGGGAGCGCAATCATACCAGAGTTGTTTCAATTGACAAGTAATATAAGCCAAACAATGCAACGGGTGTCCATTGCCGTACAAGGCCCGTTTAACGGGCCTCTAACCTATTTGCACAGCCACAAACTCGCTCCAGGACTTCGTTGCAAAGTCAGCCTAGGTTCTCGTACAGTGATTGGGCTTTCGGTTGCCGATGCGCCAGATGAAGCGCTGGATGCCGCAAAATTGAAAAATGTAACAGAAGTGCTCGATACTGCGCCTCTCCTTAGCGAAGAACTGCTGAATATCGCAAATTGGATGGGTCGTTATTATCTTCATGAATTCAGCAGCCCTTTCTTTTTAGCCCTGCCTAAATTACTGCGCAGTGGCAAAAAGGCTGAATTAAAAAAAACACGCTGGGCAACACTGACGCTTCAAGGCCAGCACTTAGATTGCGCACAATTAGGCGGCGCGGCCAAACAGCAAGCTCTTATGCAAGTAATGCAAAAACAACAAAGCGCGACAATGCGTCATTTAAAGTCACTTGGTTTTGATTCAGCCGTCGTCAACGCTCTGGTTAAAAAACAGCTGCTCAACGTAAGTGACGAGGCAAATGAAGAGTCCATAACACCGACCGGAGAATTGTTTGAAAGTGAACTTAGGCTCACAGAAGAGCAGCAAACCGCCCTTAGTCACATTAAACTGGATGCTTATGCGCCTTGCTTGTTAGAAGGTGTGACCGGCAGTGGAAAAACCGAAATATACCTTCAAGCCATTCGCCAATGCTTGCAGCAAGGTAAACGCGCTCTGGTTTTAGTCCCCGAAATTGGCTTAACGCCACAAACCTTAGCTCGATTTCAAAAACGATTTCAAGACGACACGGTCGCACTGCATTCAGGATTAACAGACCCAGCACGTCACCAAGCCTGGCTAAAAGCCAAATTAGGGCAAGCCGCCATTGTTATCGGAACTCGCTCCAGTATTTTAACGCCGATCCCAAACTTAGGATTGATCGTGGTCGATGAAGAACACGATGCCTCTTACAAACAACAAGATACACTGCGGTATCACGCTCGGGATATCGCACTCAAGCGCGCGCACGATCTCAATATACCGATTGTGCTCGGCTCGGCGACCCCCTCGCTTGAATCTTTGCACAATGCCAGCATGGGTCGATTTGCGCATTTAAACTTAGCCAATCGAGCCAACGGCTCTTCATTACCGCCTATCGAAACCATTGATATGCGCAAGCAACAACACCAAAATGGGCTCTCTGAAAGGCTAGCGCACCGCATCAAAAGCCATTTGGATGACGGCAACCAAATTATTTTATTTTTGAATCGCCGAGGCTACGCGCCTAATTGGTTTTGTCGTAGCTGTGGCTGGATAGCCGATTGTACTTTTTGCGATGCACACATGACCTATCACCGTGCGCAACGAACCAATATTTGCCACCATTGTGGACACCGCGAAACACCCGTTCATAAATGCCCGAATTGTCATGAAACCACTTTAGAGGCAATGGGCACAGGCACAGAACGAGCCGAGGAAACCATCTCCCAATTGTTTCCTGACACCACAATCATTCGTTTTGACCGTGATATTGCCAGCACACGAAACAAACTCGAACAGCAACTGGCACGCACTGAGTCCGCCGGTCCAGCCATTATTATTGGCACGCAAATGTTGGCAAAAGGACACCATTTTGAACGCGTCACCTTAGTAGGCATTTGGGATATAGACGGCGGATTATTCAGTGCCGATTTACGAGCCCGCGAACGAATGGGCCAATTATTGACTCAAGTTGCAGGGCGTGCCGGCCGAGGAGAGCGAAAAGGCGAAGTAGTGGTGCAAACATGGTACCCCGAACACCCGGTATTCGAACCGTTGCTTAAGCATGATTACCGTAGTTTTGCTATTGAATTATTAGAGGATAGAAAGCGCACCCAATTGCCACCCTTTGGGTACTTGGCCGTTATTCGCTGCGACAGTGCGTTCGCAAATTTAGCCGAGCAACGGTTACAAGAAATGGCGCATTATTTACTGAACACCCAAAAAGTTCGAGTATTAGGGCCGTTACCCGCACTGCTTTCAAGAAGGGCTGGAAAGCATAGATACATGCTGTTAGTTCAAAGCCAAAAACGTAGCCACCTGCACGAAGTACTGACACCTCTGCATCGGCACTACCCTCGCGATGCTAAACAAGTCAGCTGGCACATTGACATTGACCCTTCCGATTTAGCCTAAGTAAATCAGAATGGCCTCGTTAGAGCACTAGCGAGGCAGGGCCAAAACGTGGATAATAGAGAATCGTATTCACACCCTATTTTTCCGGAGTATTTAAGTCAATGAAACAGCAAATCACACAATTGCTGGAAGCCGCAGCGCAAACGTTAAAAGACGACGGCTTCATCCCTGCAGAGCATGTTATTAACGTATCTGTCGATAACACTCGGGATAAAAGCCATGGTGATTTGGCAACAAACCTTGCATTGACCTTAGCGAAACCTTGTAAAAGTAACCCGCGCGAAGTGGCTCAAAAATTAATAGATGCCCTGCCCAGCAATGACTTTGTAAGTAAAGTTGAGATCGCAGGACCCGGATTCATCAATTTTTACTTAGCCAGCGCCTCTAGCGCGGCCATCGTTGCTGACATTTTGGAACAAGCGGATAAGTTTGGTACCAACACCAGCGGCGAAAACAAAAAAGTTCAAGTTGAGTTTGTGTCTGCAAACCCAACCGGCCCATTGCATGTTGGTCATGGCCGTGGTGCTGCCGTAGGCGATTCTATTTGCCGTTTATTGGCCGCAAATGGTTGGAACCCTACTCGTGAGTTTTATTACAATGATGCCGGCGCACAAATTAATAATCTAGCACTGTCCGTTCAGTCACGAGTGAAAGGCTTAACTCCTGAAGACGAGAGCTGGCCAGAAGATGGCTACCGTGGTCATTATATTTCTGATGTCGCGCAATCTTACTTAGCCGGCGACACCATCGTAGCCGACGATCGAAGCGTTGTCGGTAAAAAAGACCCCGACGATTTAGACGCTATTCAAGATTTTGCCGTAGCCTATTTGCGTCGCGAACAAGACCTTGATTTAAAAGCATTCGATGTGAAATTCGATGTCTACTTTTTAGAATCATCACTTTATTCCGAAGGGCTAGTAGAAGACACGGTGAATCAACTCATCGCCAACAACTACACCTATGAAAAAGACGGCGCGCTTTGGTTAAAGACTACTGAGTTTGGTGACGATAAAGACCGCGTTATGCGTAAAAAAGAAGGTGGCTATACCTACTTTTTACCAGATGTGGCCTACCACAAAAATAAATTTGATCGTGGCTTTGACCGCGTCATTAATGAGCAAGGTGCCGATCATCACAGCACCGTCACTCGAGTACGCGCAGGCATCCAAGCGCTGCAAGCCGGAATCCCTGAAGGCTTCCCTGAATACGTGCTACACCAAATGGTGTTAGTAATGCGTGGCGGCGAAGAAGTAAAACTGTCTAAACGAGCCGGCAGTTATGTAACCTTGCGTGATCTCATTGACGAAGTCGGTCGCGATGCAACCCGTTACTTCCTAGTATCAAGACGTGCCGATGCACAAATTACTTTTGATATTGATTTAGCGCGTTCAAAAAATAACGACAACCCCGTGTACTACATTCAATATGCGCACGCGCGCGTATTTGGCATGTTAAACAAACTCAAAGAACAAGGCATCGACTTTGATCAAGCGCTCGGCTTAGAAGCATTAGGTACACTCGATCTAGACGCTGAACGTGAATTGATGACTCAGCTTCGAAAATACCCAGACGTAGTGAAAAACGCAGGCACCTCATTAGAGCCTGCGTCTATTGCAACCTACTTAAAAGACTTAGCGGGTTTATTCCACAGCTACTACAACAGCAACAAAATGTTGATAGACGATGCCAACGTAAGAAATGCACGCCTAGTTCTTTCTAG from Reinekea marina includes the following:
- a CDS encoding ABC transporter ATP-binding protein produces the protein MTNVISVENLTKNYGSKTAVNGISFSVAQGDCFGLLGPNGAGKTTTIEMLEGVLNPSQGKISLFGEPANKSLYKRVGIQFQNTALQDYLTVIETVKLFHALYEQPMPLDELIQLCALEDILQQDARTLSGGQRQRLLLALALVNSPDLVFLDEPTTGLDPQARRNFWSLIEAIKAQGRSIVLTTHYMDEAQVLCDDIAIMDQGQIIASGSPEALLADHFNGAVVCIPLENTNDISGAHSIANGRYEIETEQVDETIQSLIQQNISLEGMQVKRPTLEDLFLKLTGHALRG
- a CDS encoding DnaT-like ssDNA-binding domain-containing protein; the encoded protein is MISEKMLLVSPTLAATLGLEEALLFQLLYEIKTLQERETIELSVQKQQKLLPFWSDMQFLAVCNRLQAQGVINIVSQSPWQFIIDPLFDADEAAGTQTKLPSISKTVPVYNNTPNTYDAPNQTPSVAAVKSQATEKLPVFSMNDARRRNQEDDDLAYLKPAAKHGGRASVQRVKMTADWEPSEQFPNLLSFHNIPLAFALSELEKFRQYYLASERQEANWDIRLVNWVQRAWPESQHAKGRYEQSINTSGEPANNPREKRARVRDALRNISDTDW
- a CDS encoding replication protein P produces the protein MSNQSTHLVSLQTILEKKEHASGTLSETSQILTGNRPTVDHDTKVLINMIFARFHHIYTHRFESAYGDETTLNQAKREWAMSLAGMTEVQLEFALERCKREHAWPPTIAEFLKLLQPTPESLGLPSLDQAYLEASVNAHHPQAHRWSHVCVQLAAQQVSYHALRSEAERITKPVFKNAYEKLCQRLFNGETVELPRANTLPEPDYSDERNFVDALTKIGVDAVQAQALAYYLEKPKGSIVRERYRKKTIAQLQEMKVNINAPE
- a CDS encoding SH3 domain-containing protein, with the translated sequence MNMAEKKQLTSVTEPEGRFWDGFTDPTQAAVHLALQWLAYVYPSVELQIDRTLNNALPYSDSDLSARWFQFLEEQDVEGHVEALNWMAKVISKEQIPFLVETCWRLVLVDHELPTHVPLALRILGQVIGINEQRLHEIGGNVFREFIEADDKKPRAPLLPVDPRYLDRIEWRLHGHTATARHVFDRHSPTPEKSKEKLMGFILGFFAGASVLAFVVFGPWQFGRISVERMQHEGPTISQSTEAVVNKTPSVVVASEPADAPDSSPSSEEPQASDINETVTTSESLEQTLALVEPSSPAVKESTPAPSATVNVEKVLMLVSANVLNVRAQATVESDVVAKLGKDAKVWAYPAEAVGLWMKIRFDDKEGFASARFMEPVGN
- a CDS encoding malic enzyme-like NAD(P)-binding protein; protein product: MTDTLKKDALAYHADPRPGKLSVEISTAAESSRDLSLAYSPGVAEPVRAIADNPEDAYKYTIKGNLVGVISNGSAILGLGNLGSLASKPVMEGKALLFKRFANVDSIDIEVNSSDINEIVRTVELIADTFGGINLEDIKAPECFEIERRLIESCSIPIFHDDQHGTAIVTVAGMLNALDIQGKSIESAKLVCLGAGAAAISCSRLLVAAGMKKENIVMLDRKGVIFNGREGVNQYKAEFANDTTRARTLTEAIEGADVFLGLSGPDQLSAEQLKTMADKPIIFACSNPDPEIKPELALSVRDDVIMATGRSDYPNQVNNVLGFPFIFRGALDVRATKINEEMKLAAAHAISDLAKEEILQEVIDAYGGNAFEFGPEYIIPKPLDPRLLNRVAGAVARAAVDSGVAKIALPDKYKV
- a CDS encoding GNAT family N-acetyltransferase, translating into MITAPSYIEPKALEMNINIRLANYADASDANIILDQLNAYAQDPMGGGSPLKEEVRENLISSLHKIPGAFSLIAFVDNEPAGFANCFQGFSTFKCKPLINIHDFAVLERFRGMKLSQRLLEKVEDIARERGCCKVTLEVLAGNTAAKKAYLNFGFSDYELDPASGSALFWEKPL
- the rpmE gene encoding 50S ribosomal protein L31, which codes for MVATCSCGNKLEINSTRGSDMHLDVCSKCHPFYTGQQKMVDSGGRIDRFKTRFSGRKIGK
- a CDS encoding primosomal protein N'; translated protein: MTSNISQTMQRVSIAVQGPFNGPLTYLHSHKLAPGLRCKVSLGSRTVIGLSVADAPDEALDAAKLKNVTEVLDTAPLLSEELLNIANWMGRYYLHEFSSPFFLALPKLLRSGKKAELKKTRWATLTLQGQHLDCAQLGGAAKQQALMQVMQKQQSATMRHLKSLGFDSAVVNALVKKQLLNVSDEANEESITPTGELFESELRLTEEQQTALSHIKLDAYAPCLLEGVTGSGKTEIYLQAIRQCLQQGKRALVLVPEIGLTPQTLARFQKRFQDDTVALHSGLTDPARHQAWLKAKLGQAAIVIGTRSSILTPIPNLGLIVVDEEHDASYKQQDTLRYHARDIALKRAHDLNIPIVLGSATPSLESLHNASMGRFAHLNLANRANGSSLPPIETIDMRKQQHQNGLSERLAHRIKSHLDDGNQIILFLNRRGYAPNWFCRSCGWIADCTFCDAHMTYHRAQRTNICHHCGHRETPVHKCPNCHETTLEAMGTGTERAEETISQLFPDTTIIRFDRDIASTRNKLEQQLARTESAGPAIIIGTQMLAKGHHFERVTLVGIWDIDGGLFSADLRARERMGQLLTQVAGRAGRGERKGEVVVQTWYPEHPVFEPLLKHDYRSFAIELLEDRKRTQLPPFGYLAVIRCDSAFANLAEQRLQEMAHYLLNTQKVRVLGPLPALLSRRAGKHRYMLLVQSQKRSHLHEVLTPLHRHYPRDAKQVSWHIDIDPSDLA
- the argS gene encoding arginine--tRNA ligase; this translates as MKQQITQLLEAAAQTLKDDGFIPAEHVINVSVDNTRDKSHGDLATNLALTLAKPCKSNPREVAQKLIDALPSNDFVSKVEIAGPGFINFYLASASSAAIVADILEQADKFGTNTSGENKKVQVEFVSANPTGPLHVGHGRGAAVGDSICRLLAANGWNPTREFYYNDAGAQINNLALSVQSRVKGLTPEDESWPEDGYRGHYISDVAQSYLAGDTIVADDRSVVGKKDPDDLDAIQDFAVAYLRREQDLDLKAFDVKFDVYFLESSLYSEGLVEDTVNQLIANNYTYEKDGALWLKTTEFGDDKDRVMRKKEGGYTYFLPDVAYHKNKFDRGFDRVINEQGADHHSTVTRVRAGIQALQAGIPEGFPEYVLHQMVLVMRGGEEVKLSKRAGSYVTLRDLIDEVGRDATRYFLVSRRADAQITFDIDLARSKNNDNPVYYIQYAHARVFGMLNKLKEQGIDFDQALGLEALGTLDLDAERELMTQLRKYPDVVKNAGTSLEPASIATYLKDLAGLFHSYYNSNKMLIDDANVRNARLVLSRAVAQVIANGLDLLGVSAPEQM